Proteins co-encoded in one Micropterus dolomieu isolate WLL.071019.BEF.003 ecotype Adirondacks linkage group LG19, ASM2129224v1, whole genome shotgun sequence genomic window:
- the LOC123957408 gene encoding multiple PDZ domain protein-like produces MRNPSADWFNVDHCSLFCACAGVDGGIRTVEITRGASDSLGVSIAGGKGSPLGDIPIFIAMIQANGVAAKTHRLKVADRIVSINGQSVDGLSHSEVVTMLKNSYGNISLKVVADTNISAIATQVESLSSSSSLSASTDAHTAEPEGPRPRSISLEKGSEGLGFSIVGGFGSPHGDLPIYVKTVFSKGAAAVDGRLKRGDQILSVNGESLQGATHEQAVAILKKQRGTVTLNILS; encoded by the exons ATGAGAAACCCTTCAGCTGACTGGTTTAATGTTGATCACTGTTCTTTGTTCTGTGCGTGTGCAGGGGTAGATGGAGGCATCCGCACGGTGGAGATCACACGG GGCGCCAGTGACTCCCTCGGGGTGAGTATAGCGGGAGGGAAGGGCAGCCCGCTGGGTGACATCCCCATCTTCATCGCCATGATTCAGGCCAACGGAGTCGCTGCCAAGACGCACAGACTCAAG GTGGCCGACAGGATCGTCAGTATTAACGGTCAGTCTGTGGACGGCCTGTCGCACAGCGAGGTCGTCACCATGCTGAAGAACAGCTACGGGAACATCAGCCTGAAG GTGGTGGCGGACACCAACATCAGCGCTATCGCCACTCAGGTAGAGAGTTTGTCCAGCAGCTCCAGTCTGTCAGCCAGCACGGACGCGCACACAGCAGAGCCAGA aGGTCCGCGACCCCGCAGCATCAGTCTGGAGAAAGGCTCTGAGGGACTCGGCTTCAGCATCGTCGGAGGATTCGGCAGCCCACATGGAGACTTGCCCATCTACGTCAAGACTGTCTTCAGCAAG GGCGCGGCGGCAGTGGATGGGCGTCTGAAGCGAGGCGACCAGATCCTGTCTGTGAACGGAGAGAGTCTGCAGGGAGCAACGCACGAGCAGGCGGTCGCCATCCtcaagaaacagagaggaacCGTCACACTGAACATCCTGTcataa